AAAGGTAACCGGAACCGGTCTTTCCTTTATGGAAGTGCAGTTCCCTGTAAGTAAGGTTTCAAAAGAGAGTTACAAAGAACGCAAGGCGGGGCAAAGTCAGACGCTTACCAGTTTGGGAAAGTGGTGGGGCCGTAAACCATTGATCCTGGTGCGGGCAACGATCTTGGGCTTATTAATGCCTGCCACAGATGATCCCATTATGGATAGAGAGATCTTTTTAAAGATCCTGATGATGGATAGTGAGGGCCTTTGGTCCAGAAAGAACAAACCCATGAAAGATGCTACCATCATTGAGAACCTGTCTTTAAAAGAATTGAAAGAATATTTTGAAGTACCCGTTGATCTATTTTCTGTGGAGGTGGAAAGCCAGGACAAGTTGATCAGACAGGCGGTTAAAAAAAATATTGACGGTATTAATTGGAAAAAAGGCTTATCAAAACAGGCAAAAGAGCTGGCTACAAAGCTGGCTTTTGATCGCCTGAGTTATGATGATCGTTTAGAATATTGTTTGCGCCCAGAAGAAACAACACTGGACAACAAAGCCACCTGGGCAGCAATAAACCAACACTTAGGGACCAATGCAAATTCCTTATCGGAATTAATGATAGCATTAGGCAAACAAAAGTTTGGCTATGTGCCCACCATTGGGGATTGTTTTACCGGTGGTGGCAGCATTCCCTTTGAAGCAGCCAGGATCGGGTTAAACAGCTATGCAAGTGACTTAAACCCGTTGGCTGGATTGTTATCGTGGTCTGGTCTGAATATTTTGAGTTTGCCTGAAGCCGAAGTAACTAAACTAAAAGATTTTCAGGAAAAAGTATTTGATGAAGTGGCCAAACAGGTAGAAGCATGGGGCATTGAAAGGAATGAAAAGGATTGGATGGCAAAATTTTACTTGTATTGTAACGAAACCGTGTGTCCGCATTGTAAAACAATAGTACCCATGAATCCGAGTTGGGTCGTAAGTAAAAAAGCCCGGGCAGTGGCTATTCCCAGGTACAATGCCATCAATAATAATTTCGACATCGAGGTCATACAGAATGCAACTGAGGAACAAATAGCGGAGTCGGACAGATTAGCCACCGTCAAAAACGGCGGATTATGGTGTCCTAAATGCGAAAATACTACACCCACGGCCTTATTGCGCAAGGATGATCTGGATGCGGAAGGAAATGTGAAATATGGTTTACGAAAATGGGAAGCCGGTGAATTTTTACCAGCTAAAAATGATGTGTATCAGGAACGATTATATGCCATTAAGTACCTCGAAAAATACCCTGATAAAACCTGGGAACAGTTTTTAAAGAAGCCCGCGCCTGCCACTGACTCCACTTACGGAACCATTCACTATGTGGCGCCTACCACCGACGATCTAAAAAGAGAACAAAAAGTCATTGCATTATTGAAAGAACGGTTTGCTGATTGGCAAAAGAAGGGTTATTTACCCTCCTCCCGGATCGAAGCCGGTGACAAAACCAATGAACCCATCAGAACACGAGGTTGGCAATATTGGCATCAATTATTCAACCCGAGACAATTACTGCAAAACGGGTTATTTGCGGAAACTTTTGATTTGCTGAAAGAAAATAATAATGAGGTTGTTGTAGGCGTATTGGGGCTAAACAGGGTGGCTGATTTTAATTCAAAATTGTGCAGATGGCACTCCCGAAATGCGCAGATCGCTCAAACATTCTATAACCAGGCATTAAACACGCTGGAGAATTATGCAGCCAAGGGCATCTCTGCTCAATATATTATCTGGATCATTGAACTTCAAAAATACATTGTTCAAAATAACTCCTCTTTGGATCTACAGGATGCAAGACAAATAAATGAGGAAAAAGACATCTGGATCACGGATCCCCCCTACGCGGATGCAGTTAATTATCATGAACTCACTGAATTCTTTTTAGCCTGGGACAAGCAATTCATCGAAAAAATATTTCCCCAATGGCATGGTGATAGTAAAAGGGTGTTGGCAGTGAAAGGAACCGGTGAGACATTCAATCAAAGTATGATTGAAATATATCAAAACCTTACCAAACATATGCCTGATAATGGCATGCAAGTGGTGATGTTTACGCATCAGGACCCTGCTGTTTGGGCCGACCTTACCTTGATACTTTGGAGTGCAGGCTTACACGTTACCGCCGCCTGGAACATAGCAACAGAAACTGAAAGTGGCGGCCTGAAAGAAGGTAATTATGTAAAAGGTACCGTATTATTAGTGCTGCGCAAATTGACGAGCAACAACACTGCCTTTACTGATGAAATAACGTTTGAAATTCAGGAAGAAGTAAAGCACCAGATAGATAGTATGCGGGGATTGGAGGATAAAGAAGATCCCAACTTCAGCGATGCGGATTATTTACTGGCCGCTTACGCCGCCACGTTAAAAATATTGACCGGGTACAAAATGATTGGCGACATCAATGTAGAGTATGAATTAAGTAAACCAAGAGATACCAAAAATGTAGGCCCCGTAGAAGCCATTATTGTAAATGCTATTCGTACTGCATACGATTATTTAATTCCCCAGGCATTTGACAGCTTTATCTGGAAAAGCCTGACTCCCGAAGAACGGTTCTTTATAAAAGGATTGGAGTTGGAAAAAAGCAATGTATACCAGTTAGGCGCCTATCAGGAAATGGCCAGAGGTTTTGGGGTAAAAGATTTTAAATCCTTATTGGCAAGCACCAAAGCAAATCAGGTAAGGTTTAAAATACCTACTGAGTTCGGTAATCGGGGTTTAGCCACCAGCGAATTGTTTAGTACTACGTTATTGCGTCAGGTTTTAATGGCTATCAACCAAAGCGAAAAAGAACAAAATGGTCAGGCGGGCCGGACGTGGCTGAAAAATGAGGTGGAAGATTATTGGAACAAACGCCAAACCATTATTGAATTGTTACGCTATTTGAGTACAACAGAACATATAGACCACATGCAACATTGGGAAAGCC
The Niastella koreensis GR20-10 genome window above contains:
- a CDS encoding anti-phage-associated DUF1156 domain-containing protein; the protein is MDTLNEKKVTGTGLSFMEVQFPVSKVSKESYKERKAGQSQTLTSLGKWWGRKPLILVRATILGLLMPATDDPIMDREIFLKILMMDSEGLWSRKNKPMKDATIIENLSLKELKEYFEVPVDLFSVEVESQDKLIRQAVKKNIDGINWKKGLSKQAKELATKLAFDRLSYDDRLEYCLRPEETTLDNKATWAAINQHLGTNANSLSELMIALGKQKFGYVPTIGDCFTGGGSIPFEAARIGLNSYASDLNPLAGLLSWSGLNILSLPEAEVTKLKDFQEKVFDEVAKQVEAWGIERNEKDWMAKFYLYCNETVCPHCKTIVPMNPSWVVSKKARAVAIPRYNAINNNFDIEVIQNATEEQIAESDRLATVKNGGLWCPKCENTTPTALLRKDDLDAEGNVKYGLRKWEAGEFLPAKNDVYQERLYAIKYLEKYPDKTWEQFLKKPAPATDSTYGTIHYVAPTTDDLKREQKVIALLKERFADWQKKGYLPSSRIEAGDKTNEPIRTRGWQYWHQLFNPRQLLQNGLFAETFDLLKENNNEVVVGVLGLNRVADFNSKLCRWHSRNAQIAQTFYNQALNTLENYAAKGISAQYIIWIIELQKYIVQNNSSLDLQDARQINEEKDIWITDPPYADAVNYHELTEFFLAWDKQFIEKIFPQWHGDSKRVLAVKGTGETFNQSMIEIYQNLTKHMPDNGMQVVMFTHQDPAVWADLTLILWSAGLHVTAAWNIATETESGGLKEGNYVKGTVLLVLRKLTSNNTAFTDEITFEIQEEVKHQIDSMRGLEDKEDPNFSDADYLLAAYAATLKILTGYKMIGDINVEYELSKPRDTKNVGPVEAIIVNAIRTAYDYLIPQAFDSFIWKSLTPEERFFIKGLELEKSNVYQLGAYQEMARGFGVKDFKSLLASTKANQVRFKIPTEFGNRGLATSELFSTTLLRQVLMAINQSEKEQNGQAGRTWLKNEVEDYWNKRQTIIELLRYLSTTEHIDHMQHWESPALYAKYLVELVSSDGV